The Candidatus Dormiibacterota bacterium genome segment CGGGCATCCTGTCGGGGGCCCTGGCCTTCGGCGCGCAGCTCGGAAAGTACGGCGAGGCCAAGGTCGGTCTCGCGCGCGGCCGGGCGCGCGCCCGTCCGAGCATCGGCGCATCGGATCTGCCCCGCTTCAACATCCCGATCGCGGCCTACGCCGGACGCCTGGTGATCGATCGCCTCGACAATCCATCCTTCCCCCACCAGGGCCGCTTCGGGGGGCTCGACATCTACCTGGCGCGCAGGAGCCTCGGCTCGGACGTTTCCTACGATCGCGTGTCCGGATCGATCGGGCAGGTCCTCAGCCGCAGGCGCAACACTGTCTTCATGACGCTGGCGGGGGGCACCAACCTCGGCAGCGACATCCCCTTCTACGATCAGTTCCCCCTGGGAGGGCTGTTCTCACTCTCCGGCTTCAAGGAGGGCCAGCTGAACGGTCAGGTCTTCGGCGTGGCGCGCCTCGGCTATTACAGGCGCAACCGGAAGCTCTCCGGCATGATCGGCCGCGGCATCTACGCCGGCGGGTGGCTCGAGGCCGGGAACGCCTGGGCCTCGAGCCGGGAGGCCTCCTTCTCCGACCTGCACTACACCTCGACGCTCGTCCTGGGGATGGACAGCTTCTTCGGTCCTCTGTACCTGGCGTACGGCCACGCCGACGGCGGGCGTGACGCCTTCTATCTGTCGATGGGCCGCTCGATCGGCGGGCCGAGGCAGTACGGGTTCAGCCACTACTGAGCCGAGGGCGGCGCCCTGCGCCCCTTCGTCACCCTGCTGATGGTCCCCGTCCTCACGGGCCCCGTCACTCCTTCACGAACGTGCCGCGCCTCAGGTCCTCCAGCGCCTGCTCGATCTCGGCTCGCGTGTTCATGACGAACGGGCCGTAGCGGGCGATCGGCTCGTTGAGCGGCTTGCCGGAGACGAGCAGGAAGCGCGCCGGCTCGGTGCCGGTCGTGACGCGAACTTCGTCGCCGTCGTCCAGGACCACGAGACGCGGCTCGTGGACCGTGATCGTCTCGTCGCCTGGGCCGGGGAAGGTCGCGGTCCCCTGGAACACGTAGGCAAACGCCGTGTGCCCCGGCTCGATCCGCTCGCGGTAGGTGCTCTTGGGCGGGACGAGGACATCGAGATAGGTCGGATCGGCGGCGATGTCGGTCACGGCTCCGCGCGTGTCGCCCGCCATGCCGGCGACCACCCTGACCCGTGCGCCGTCCCGTGTCTCGATCTCGGGGATGCGGTCCGACCGCACGTCCTGGTAGCGCGGTCTCGTCATCTTGACCCTGGCCGGAAGGTTGACCCAGAGCTGGAAGCCGGCGATCCCCTCCGGGCGGACCTGTGGCATCTCCTCGTGCATGATGCCGCGCCCGGAAGTCATCCACTGGATGTCCCCGGCGCCGATGCTGCCGGCGTTCCCGAGGGTGTCCTTGTGGCGCACCGCCCCCGACAGCATGTACGTGACGGTTTCGATCCCTCTGTGCGGATGCAGCGGAAACCCCGCTTCATAGTCCCTCGTGTCGTGCGACCCGAAGTCATCGAAGAGCAGGAACGGGTCGAGGTAGTTGACCTCTCTCGTCGCGATGCTCCGCTTCAGCCGCACTCCCGCCCCTTCGAGCACCTGCTGCGGTTCGATGATCGACCGCACGCGTCTCGTCCCGGTCGCTTTCATTTTCGTCTCCTCCTCGGCCCCGCCGCGAAATCGTGTCGGAATGGGACGCTAATGACGGTGCGCGCCGCCTTCAGGATTCACGCACCCGGCGCGGAAAATTCCCCGTCCGTCGAACTCGCGCGTCCCTGCGATATGCCCCGCCGCATGCTGCCGATATCTGCTTGACAATCCACAGTTTTAAGGTATCTACAACATTCGCATCGTGAAAATTGCCCTGCTCCACCGACTCTCGACTCGATTGGGGTCAAGGCGCCGCTCGATGGAACACTGGGGGCATCCGAGGGCCCGTCCGGGGTCGAACGCAGCGCTGTCGCTGCTCCTTTTCATCCTGGCCGCCTCCCCTGCCTCCGCCCAGTCGTCCCTGAAATCGCGCCGGGACATCGGAACCGGCAACCATCCGGTCGGGGCAATTGCCATCGATTTCGACGGTGACGGGCTGCTCGACATCGTCAGCGTCGACCAGCTGGACGACTCGCTCGGTCTGGTGAAGGGGTTCGGCGACGGCACCTTCCGCCGCGTGAAGAGCCTGGCGGTCGGCTCGCTTCCGTCGGCCGTGGCGTTCACGGACACCAACGGCGACGGTCTTCCGGATCTGATCACCGCGAACCTGCGCACCCAGGAGGTCACCGTCAACCTGAACGACGGTCACGGCGGCTACGGTGCGAAGATCAGCAGCCAGGTCCTCGGGACCACCATGTCCGGCATGGCCGTCGGCGACTGGAACGGCGACGGCAAGATCGACGTCGCCGTGATCGCCGCCTCCCTGAATACGCTGGTCACGATGACCGGTGACGGGGCGGGACACTTCGGCACCCCTGTTCAGTATACCGTCGGGACTTACCCGAAGCAGGTGATCACGGCCGACTTCAACAAGGACGGCAAGGCCGATCTGGCTGTGGTCAACAGCACCTCCGCATCGATCCAGATCTGGGGCGGCGACGGGACCGGACAGTTCACGCTCACGACCACGCTCGCCACCGGCACCGGCACACAGCCCCAGGGGCTGTCCGCCGGCGATCCGGACAATGACGGCGACGCGGACCTCGTCGTCTGCGACTACGGCACCGACAAGGTCGCGGTGTACCTCAACAACGGCAGCGGCGGCTTCGGGAGCCCGACGCTGCTGTCGCCCGGCTTCGGGCCGCGGGCGACGGTCCTCGCGGACGTCAACAAGGATGGCAAGCCGGATCTCTTCGTGACCCTCTCCAAGGTGAGCGGCGTCGGTCAGGCGGCGACCCTGCTCGGCAACGGCGCGGGCGGGTTCGGGGCGCCGTCCCTCGTCAACACCGGTCCGGTCCCGAACACCGCGACACTTGGCGATTTCAACCAGGACGACAATCTCGACCTGGTCACGGTCAACCTGACCGGGAACACGCTGTCGATCCTGCTGAACACCGGCTCGGGAGCGTTCATCCTCGGGAGCAAGGTGGCTCTGGCGAGCGGCGCCTACCCGCAGGGGGTCGTCGCCGCCGATCTGAACAGGGACGGCAGGCCCGACCTGGCTTCCGCCAACCAGGCGCCGGGCAACGTCAGCATCGTGTACGGCGACGGGGCGGGGGGCTTCTCGGCGCCTGGATCTCCGGTCGGCACAGGCACGACTCCGTCGGCCATCGTGGCCGCCGACTACAATCACGACGGCAACGTCGACCTGGTCACGGCCAACAACGGCACCGACAACATGACTTACCTCCAGGGAAACGGCACTTCATTCGCCAATTACAACTTCTCGACCGGCTGCACGGGCCCGGTCTCGATCGCGACGGGCGACATCTCCGGTGATCTTCTATCCGACCTCGCCGTGGTCTGCGAGGGAACGAGCCAGTTGTGCACGAGGCGCGGAACCGGAGCGAGCGGCAACGGCGCCTTCGGCGCGTCGGTCTGCACGACCCTGGGCGGGATCCCGACCGACCTGACCCTCGGAAATTTCAACGGAGACGCCTTCGCCGACGCGGCCATCAGCTTCAGCGCCCTGGGCTCGGTTTCGGTCGCCCTGTCGAACGGCGCGGGAGGCGTGAGCGGCACCCCCGTCTCCGTCCCCGTCGGCCTGCAGCCCTCCGGGATGGCCAGCGGCGACGTCACCGGTGACGGTATTGCGGACATCGTGGTCACCAACAGCGGCTCCAACTCGATCACCGTCCTGCCGGGCGGTGCCGGCGGAGCGCCCATCGAAAGCCCGGCCGGGCTCTCCCCCACCGCGCTGGTCCTGGCGGATTTCAACATGGACGGCAAGGTCGACGCCGCGGTCGCCAATACCGACGACAACAACGTGTCGCTCCTCCTGGGAGACGGCACGGGCCGCTTCGTGAGCGCCGGCTACTTCGGGACGCGGGATCTGCCGGTGGCGCTGGGGGCCGGCGACTTCAACGGCGACGGCAAGCCGGACCTGGCGGTCGCCGACAGCTTCTCCGACTCGCTGACCATCCTCCTGAACCAGTCGATGGCGGGCGACCCGCTGCAGTGGGTGTCGATGTTCGGGGGGGAGCGAAACGTGTTCCGCTGGGGAATGGTCCCGGGCGCCGTCTACGATGTGATCCGCGGCAGCGTCAAGTCGATCGTCGCTCAATCGAACCCTATCGATCTCGGCCCGGTCATCTGCGTCGCGAACGACATCACCGAGACCGACACGACCAGTTACCCCGACAGCGTCAATCCGGCGTTCGGTCAGGCGTTCTTCTATCTCGTCCGGTCGGTCGTCGGCGGTGTTCCCGGGATCTACACGGTGGCGAGCAACGGCAAGGTCGGCGTCCCCTCCTCCGGCGACTGCAACTGAACCCGCTCTTCTCCCCGACACCCCTCCCTGCCTTTTCCCGTATCATGAATCCCAAGGTCGTGCAGCGGCATCGAAAAGTTGCGCGGCAAGGGAGGCATCTTCCATGGACTTCGAAGTGACGCGTGACGAGCTGAAGAACAAGATGGATCGCAAGGAGCGATTCTTTCTGGTCGAGTCCCAGTCGCCCATGATGTTCGAGGACGCGCACCTTCCCGGCGCGGTCAACATCCCGCCCGACCGGGTGGCGGCCCTGGCCCCCGCGGTCCTTCCCGAGAAGGACGCCGAGATCATCGTCTACTGCTCGGGACCCACCTGACACTCGTCTCTGAACGTCGCCCGGGAGCTGGCGGCGCTGGGGTACACGAACGTGAGACATTACGGCGGCGGAAAGCAGGAGTGGGCCGAGGCCGGGCTGTCGTTCGAGGGGAGGTCGGCTTGATCGCGATCCGGGCGCACGACCAGCGGGGCGGCACGAAGTTCGACTGGTTGGACAGCAGTCACACCTTCTCGTTCGGCGATTACGGCGACGCCGATCACATGGGGTTCCGGACGCTGCGCGTGATCAACGACGACTATGTCGAGCCGGGACGGGGTTTCTCGCCCCACTCCCATCGCGACATGGAGATCATCTCCCTGGTCCTGGACGGGGCGCTCGAGCACAAGGACAGCACCGGGACGTCGTCGGTCATCCGGCCCGGCGACGTGCAGCGGATGAGCGCCGGGACCGGCATCACGCACAGCGAGTGGAACCACTCGAAGACCGAGGAGGTCCACTTCCTGCAGATCTGGATCATTCCGGACACGCGCGGCCTGTCGCCGGGGTACGAGCAGAAGAGCATCCCGGAGGAGAGCCGGCGCGGCCGCCTTGTCCTCCTGGCGTCGCGCGACGGGCGGGACGGCTCGGTCAGCCTGCACCAGGACGTGGCGCTCTTCGGGACCCGGCTCGCCCCGGGGCAGACCGCCGTCCACGCGCTCGGGCCGGGGCGCCAGGCGTGGGTGCATCTGGCGCGCGGAGCGGGCATGCTCAATGGCCGGCCGCTGGTCGCCGGGGACGGTGCCGCCGTGAGCGACGAGACCAGACTGACGATCGCGGGCGCGGAGCCGCCGAAATCCGGGGCCATCGGGAGGCACGCCGAGGCCGCCGCGTACCCTTACGCCGACGTCCTGGTGTTTGATCTGGCTTGAGCGAGACCCTCGATTTCATCCTGCGCCACGGCTACTCGGTCCTGTTCGCGTGGATGGCGGCGGAGCAGCTCGGCCTGCCCATCCCGGCAATCCCTCTGCTTCTCGCCGCCGGTGCCCTGGCCGGATCGCAGCGCCTGAGCCTCTCCCTCATCCTCCTGGTGTCGGTCGTGGCCTCGCTTCTGGCTGACACGCTGTGGTACGAGCTCGGCCGGCGGCGCGGCGTGCCGGTTCTCAATTTCCTGTGTCGCATCTCTCTCGAGCCGGATTCGTGCGTGCGCAAGACCGAGCAGATGTTCGGGCGCTACGGAGTCCGATCGCTCGTCGTGGCGAAGTTCATCCCGGGCCTGAGCACGGCGGCGCCCCCGCTCGCCGGGATCTTCGGCATGCGCCTCCCCCGGTTCCTGCTGTTCGCCGGCGTGGGAGCCCTTCTGTATGCCGGGACCTTCGCCGGAATCGGCTATCTGTTCAGCGCGCAGCTCGAGAGGATGGCCGGGATGGCGCTCCGCCTCGGAGAGTGGGCGATCCTCCTCATCGGCGGTGCGCTCGCCGCGTACGTCCTGACGAAATTCTGGCAGAGGCGGCGCTTCCTGCGCGTCCTGCGGGTCGCCCGGATCACGCCCGAGGAACTGAAGGAGCGGCTCGACCGCGGCGAGGAGATCGTCATCGTCGACCTTCGCCACGCCCTCGACGTCGACTCCGAGCCGCACCACATCCCCGGCGCGCTCCACCTGTCGCCCGATGATCTCGACGCGCGGCACATGGAAATCCCGCGCGACCGCGACATCGTCCTCTACTGCACCTGACCGAACGAGGCGACGAGCGCCCGGGCGGCGCTCCTCCTGCACCGGCACGGCATCAAGCGCGTCCGGCCGCTCCTGGGCGGCCTGGACGCCTGGCGCGCGAGACACTACCCGCTGCAGCCGCGCGTGCGGCCGGCGGCGACGGCGGGCGAATCGGCTCAGGCCTTCTCGGGTGACGGATAGAGGGCGTACCCCAGCCCGCTGACGGTGACGAGGTAGCGCGGCGCGGACGGATCGTCCTCGATCTTCCGGCGCAGGCGGTGGACCAGCTGCTTCAGCAGCTGGCGGTCCCCCATCCCGCGGTAGCCCCAGACGTGCGACGTCAGTCTCTCGAGCGGCAGCGTGTGGCCGCCGTTGGCCAGAAGGAACTGCAGGAGGCGCGCCTCGAGGTTGGTCAGCCGCAGCGGCGCACCGCCGCGCACCCGCACAGACTGGGTCTCGAGGTCGAGGACGAGATCGCCGGACGAAAGCGGCGCGGGCTTGTCGACTCCCGCGCGGCGCAGCAGGGCCCGCACCCGCGCCAGCAGCGTGCGCGGGCTGAACGGCTTGGCCAGGTAATCGTCGGCGCCGAGGTCGAGCCCCTGCACCTGGTCCTCCTCGGCCGAGCGGACCGTGAGCATCATGACCGGGGTCGTGGCCGAGGCGGCGCGGATCCGTTTCAGGACTTCGAAGCCGTTCAGGCGCGGCATGTTCACGTCGAGCACCACCAGGTCGGGGCGCTCGCTTTCGAAAGCGGCGGCACCCGACGGACCGTCCTGCGCCTCGAGGACCATGTAGCCGGCCTGGCGCAGAGCGAAGGCGATGAGCCGCAGAAGCTCCAGGTCGTCGTCGACCACGAGGACCTTCATCGACCCCCTCCCGCCGGCAGGATAACGCACATGCGCGTTCCCGCGGCGCCGCCGCGGTCCCCCGCCTCCACCCGTCCGCCGTGTCTCTCGACGATCGATTTCACGATGAACAGGCCCAGACCCATGCCGCTCTCCCGCGGCTCCTCGCCGGCGGCCCGCATGAAGCGCTCGAACAGGCGGTCGCCCGCCTCGGGCGGCAGGCCCGGCCCCTCGTCCTCGACCCACAGCACGATCTCCCGGCCGCGCGTCTCTCCCCCGATGCCGATCGCCGAGCCCGCGGGCGCGAACTTGTTGGCGTTCGCGAGCAGGTTGACGAACACCTGCACGAGCCGGGGCGCGTCGCCGCTCACCGCGGGCAGCGGGTACGGCAGGTCGACGTTCAGCGTCTGCTCCCGCAGGGCGAGGAGGGGGGAGGCGAGATCGACCGCCTCGTCGACCACCTCCTCCAGAGCCACCGGCTGGCGACGGATCGAGTCGTGCCCGGCGTCGATCCGGACGCTCTCCAGCAGATTGTCGATGAGCTGCGTCAGACGCAGGGTGCCGCGCTCGAGGGACAGGACGAGATCACGAGCCTCGTCCGTCGTCAGGTCCGCCAGACGGTCGCGCAGGAGCTCGATGGAGGCGAGCTGCGCGGACAGCGGTGTCCTGAACTCGTGCGTGATGTTGGCCAGCACGGTGTCGCGCAGGCGGCGCGTCGCCTCGACCTCGGTCTCGTCGCGCATCACCTGGAACTGCCGGGCGGAGTCGAAGGGGGCCCGCGCACCCGTCCGGTCGCCGTTGCCGTCGTCCCCCGCGGGGGCGCTGGTGATCACGACGCTCCTGCGCTCTCCCGAGGCGAGCAGCAGGTCCTCGGTGGCCCGGGCGCTGCCGCGGAAGCGCGCATGCACGATCGGGCAGCGCTCCTCGCAGGGGCGCACCCCCTCCGGACCCTGCGGGTTCAGGATGTCGCCGCAGAAGCGGCCGATCGCCGCCTCCGGCCGCACGCCCAGAAACGCCGCGGCCTGCGGGTTCAGGTAGCGGATGCGTCTCTCGCGGTCGACCGAGAAGACCGACTCCACGATGCCTGTGAGGATCGCCTCCGCCTCAGCCTGCCTCTGGCGCAGCTCGGCAGTCAGGTGCAGGAGGTGGCCGCGCATCTCCTCCATGGTCGAGGCCAGAGCACCTATCTCCGCCCCGGGAAGGCGCGGGACCGGCGTCGACAGATCCCCCAGGCCGATACGCGCCGTGACCTCCTGGAGGGCCTCGAGCGGCCGCACCAGGCGCCGGGCGAACAGGACGCTGGACAGGGCGGCCAGGCCGCCCACGACCAGGGCGATCAGGAAGAGAGAGCGCAGGAAGCGCCGTTGCGAGGGGAGCACACCGGCCGACGGGAGACTCGTCTCGATCAGGCCCGCGACCTGGCCGCCCGGCGCGCGCAGCGGCTGCACCGACAGGTACAGACCGGCCTCATCGAGGCGCTCGGCGATCGGCTCCTCGCTGTCGAGGACGCGGGATCGGATCGAGGCCTGCGGCGCATCCTGGAGCGCGTCGCCGCGGTCCAGGATGGCGACCGGAAGACCGGCCTGACGCGTGATGACCTGGGCGAACTCCCGGTCGAGGACGAGCGCCACCGCCACGCCGGTCTGCGGCGCCGACGACACGGCGGACCAGGCGCCCAGGACGAGCGGCGTCCCGGGCCGGGGGCTGGCGAAGAATCGATAACCCGGGTCGTGCGGCGCGCGGGCGATCTCGTCCCAGGGAATCGCGCCGCCGTCGCGCGCCAGCAGGCCGCCGTCGACGAACACGGCGCACCCCGACAAACGGCCGGTCCGCCGGACCCGGCCCAGCAGGTCCTGCAGGCCCGGCACGTCGCGCCCCTCGATCAACCGCGAGAGCGCCGGCCGCTCGGCCAGCAGGCGGGCCGAGGTGCTCAGATCCCCGCCGGCGCGCTCGACGGCCCGGAGGGCGGTGGAGCCGGCGAGACCGACCCGGGCCAGCGTCTGCTCGTCGGCCAGCCGCCGCAGGAGACCGGCCGCGGCCAGGACCACGCAGACGACGGCTGCGGTCACCAGGCCAACGTTGACCAGGGTCAGGAGGGACCCGAGACTCAGGCGGCGCATCGGTTCAGCGGCTCGTCCGCATGCTCCATGATAGCAGCGCCGCTCACGCCCCCCCCGAGCCCGCGCGCCATTCGATGATCCCCTTGACCACAAGGGTCAGGACCGCCAGGAGGGTCAGGAGCGAGGCGACCGCGAACGCGGCCGCGAACTGGTACTCGTTGTAGAGGATCTCGACGTGCAGCGGAATGGTGTTGGTGACCCCCCGGATGTGCCCCGAGACCACGGACACGGCCCCGAACTCACCCGTCGCCCGGGCCGCGCACAGGACGACACCGTACAGAAGACCCCACTTGATCTTGGGCAGGCTGATCCGGAAGAACGT includes the following:
- a CDS encoding pirin family protein: MKATGTRRVRSIIEPQQVLEGAGVRLKRSIATREVNYLDPFLLFDDFGSHDTRDYEAGFPLHPHRGIETVTYMLSGAVRHKDTLGNAGSIGAGDIQWMTSGRGIMHEEMPQVRPEGIAGFQLWVNLPARVKMTRPRYQDVRSDRIPEIETRDGARVRVVAGMAGDTRGAVTDIAADPTYLDVLVPPKSTYRERIEPGHTAFAYVFQGTATFPGPGDETITVHEPRLVVLDDGDEVRVTTGTEPARFLLVSGKPLNEPIARYGPFVMNTRAEIEQALEDLRRGTFVKE
- a CDS encoding VCBS repeat-containing protein produces the protein MEHWGHPRARPGSNAALSLLLFILAASPASAQSSLKSRRDIGTGNHPVGAIAIDFDGDGLLDIVSVDQLDDSLGLVKGFGDGTFRRVKSLAVGSLPSAVAFTDTNGDGLPDLITANLRTQEVTVNLNDGHGGYGAKISSQVLGTTMSGMAVGDWNGDGKIDVAVIAASLNTLVTMTGDGAGHFGTPVQYTVGTYPKQVITADFNKDGKADLAVVNSTSASIQIWGGDGTGQFTLTTTLATGTGTQPQGLSAGDPDNDGDADLVVCDYGTDKVAVYLNNGSGGFGSPTLLSPGFGPRATVLADVNKDGKPDLFVTLSKVSGVGQAATLLGNGAGGFGAPSLVNTGPVPNTATLGDFNQDDNLDLVTVNLTGNTLSILLNTGSGAFILGSKVALASGAYPQGVVAADLNRDGRPDLASANQAPGNVSIVYGDGAGGFSAPGSPVGTGTTPSAIVAADYNHDGNVDLVTANNGTDNMTYLQGNGTSFANYNFSTGCTGPVSIATGDISGDLLSDLAVVCEGTSQLCTRRGTGASGNGAFGASVCTTLGGIPTDLTLGNFNGDAFADAAISFSALGSVSVALSNGAGGVSGTPVSVPVGLQPSGMASGDVTGDGIADIVVTNSGSNSITVLPGGAGGAPIESPAGLSPTALVLADFNMDGKVDAAVANTDDNNVSLLLGDGTGRFVSAGYFGTRDLPVALGAGDFNGDGKPDLAVADSFSDSLTILLNQSMAGDPLQWVSMFGGERNVFRWGMVPGAVYDVIRGSVKSIVAQSNPIDLGPVICVANDITETDTTSYPDSVNPAFGQAFFYLVRSVVGGVPGIYTVASNGKVGVPSSGDCN
- a CDS encoding rhodanese-like domain-containing protein codes for the protein MDFEVTRDELKNKMDRKERFFLVESQSPMMFEDAHLPGAVNIPPDRVAALAPAVLPEKDAEIIVYCSGPT
- a CDS encoding pirin family protein, with amino-acid sequence MIAIRAHDQRGGTKFDWLDSSHTFSFGDYGDADHMGFRTLRVINDDYVEPGRGFSPHSHRDMEIISLVLDGALEHKDSTGTSSVIRPGDVQRMSAGTGITHSEWNHSKTEEVHFLQIWIIPDTRGLSPGYEQKSIPEESRRGRLVLLASRDGRDGSVSLHQDVALFGTRLAPGQTAVHALGPGRQAWVHLARGAGMLNGRPLVAGDGAAVSDETRLTIAGAEPPKSGAIGRHAEAAAYPYADVLVFDLA
- a CDS encoding VTT domain-containing protein; translation: MSETLDFILRHGYSVLFAWMAAEQLGLPIPAIPLLLAAGALAGSQRLSLSLILLVSVVASLLADTLWYELGRRRGVPVLNFLCRISLEPDSCVRKTEQMFGRYGVRSLVVAKFIPGLSTAAPPLAGIFGMRLPRFLLFAGVGALLYAGTFAGIGYLFSAQLERMAGMALRLGEWAILLIGGALAAYVLTKFWQRRRFLRVLRVARITPEELKERLDRGEEIVIVDLRHALDVDSEPHHIPGALHLSPDDLDARHMEIPRDRDIVLYCT
- a CDS encoding response regulator transcription factor gives rise to the protein MKVLVVDDDLELLRLIAFALRQAGYMVLEAQDGPSGAAAFESERPDLVVLDVNMPRLNGFEVLKRIRAASATTPVMMLTVRSAEEDQVQGLDLGADDYLAKPFSPRTLLARVRALLRRAGVDKPAPLSSGDLVLDLETQSVRVRGGAPLRLTNLEARLLQFLLANGGHTLPLERLTSHVWGYRGMGDRQLLKQLVHRLRRKIEDDPSAPRYLVTVSGLGYALYPSPEKA
- a CDS encoding ATP-binding protein; translated protein: MRRLSLGSLLTLVNVGLVTAAVVCVVLAAAGLLRRLADEQTLARVGLAGSTALRAVERAGGDLSTSARLLAERPALSRLIEGRDVPGLQDLLGRVRRTGRLSGCAVFVDGGLLARDGGAIPWDEIARAPHDPGYRFFASPRPGTPLVLGAWSAVSSAPQTGVAVALVLDREFAQVITRQAGLPVAILDRGDALQDAPQASIRSRVLDSEEPIAERLDEAGLYLSVQPLRAPGGQVAGLIETSLPSAGVLPSQRRFLRSLFLIALVVGGLAALSSVLFARRLVRPLEALQEVTARIGLGDLSTPVPRLPGAEIGALASTMEEMRGHLLHLTAELRQRQAEAEAILTGIVESVFSVDRERRIRYLNPQAAAFLGVRPEAAIGRFCGDILNPQGPEGVRPCEERCPIVHARFRGSARATEDLLLASGERRSVVITSAPAGDDGNGDRTGARAPFDSARQFQVMRDETEVEATRRLRDTVLANITHEFRTPLSAQLASIELLRDRLADLTTDEARDLVLSLERGTLRLTQLIDNLLESVRIDAGHDSIRRQPVALEEVVDEAVDLASPLLALREQTLNVDLPYPLPAVSGDAPRLVQVFVNLLANANKFAPAGSAIGIGGETRGREIVLWVEDEGPGLPPEAGDRLFERFMRAAGEEPRESGMGLGLFIVKSIVERHGGRVEAGDRGGAAGTRMCVILPAGGGR